The following are encoded in a window of Burkholderiales bacterium genomic DNA:
- the gabD gene encoding NADP-dependent succinate-semialdehyde dehydrogenase, which translates to MNAPLDASFVPQLKDPNLFRTRCYVDGRWVDADSKATVDVLNPATGAVIGAIPKMGAAETRRAVDAAAAALPAWRAKLAKERAALLRKWFELMMANQDDLGLIMTTEQGKPLPEAKGEIAYAASFIEWFSEEAKRVYGDLIPSPWADRRLVVIKQPVGVCGLITPWNFPAAMITRKAAPALAAGCTVVIKPATQTPFSALALAELAERAGIPRGVLNVITGGARDIGGELTANPKVAKISFTGSTEVGRTLMAQSAATIKKISLELGGNAPFLVFDDADLDAAVEGAMISKYRNAGQTCVCANRIFVQEGVYDAFAGKLAERIKALKVGPGTEAGVNIGPLIDENAVAKVEEHISDAVAKGAKVIVGGKKHKLGGLFFEPTLLTEVTPAMKVMTEETFGPVAPLFRFKTEAEGIAMANDTEFGLASYFYARDIGRIWRVGEGLESGMVGINTGLISNEVAPFGGVKQSGIGREGSRYGIEEFLEIKYLCMGGIQPREAG; encoded by the coding sequence ATGAACGCTCCTCTGGACGCCAGTTTCGTACCGCAACTGAAGGACCCGAACCTGTTCCGTACCCGGTGCTACGTCGACGGCCGTTGGGTCGACGCCGATTCGAAGGCGACCGTGGACGTGCTCAATCCGGCCACCGGGGCGGTGATCGGCGCGATCCCGAAGATGGGCGCGGCGGAAACCCGGCGCGCGGTCGATGCCGCGGCCGCGGCGCTGCCCGCGTGGCGCGCGAAGCTCGCCAAGGAACGCGCGGCGCTTCTGCGCAAGTGGTTCGAGCTGATGATGGCCAACCAGGACGACCTCGGCCTCATCATGACCACGGAGCAGGGCAAGCCCCTGCCCGAGGCCAAAGGCGAGATCGCCTACGCTGCCTCGTTCATCGAATGGTTTTCCGAGGAAGCCAAGCGTGTCTACGGCGACCTGATTCCCAGCCCATGGGCGGACCGGCGGCTGGTCGTGATCAAGCAGCCAGTGGGCGTCTGCGGCCTGATCACGCCGTGGAACTTCCCCGCCGCCATGATCACGCGCAAAGCCGCGCCGGCGCTCGCCGCCGGCTGCACGGTGGTCATCAAGCCGGCCACCCAGACGCCGTTCTCGGCGCTCGCGCTGGCCGAACTGGCCGAGCGCGCCGGGATCCCGAGGGGCGTGCTCAACGTGATCACGGGCGGGGCGAGAGACATCGGCGGCGAGCTGACCGCCAACCCCAAGGTCGCCAAGATCAGCTTCACCGGTTCGACCGAGGTCGGCCGCACCCTGATGGCGCAGAGCGCGGCCACCATCAAGAAAATCTCGCTCGAGCTGGGCGGCAACGCGCCCTTCCTGGTATTCGACGATGCGGACCTCGACGCGGCAGTCGAGGGGGCGATGATCTCCAAGTACCGCAACGCCGGCCAGACCTGCGTGTGCGCCAACCGCATCTTCGTGCAGGAGGGCGTCTACGACGCCTTCGCCGGCAAGCTGGCCGAGAGAATCAAGGCGCTGAAGGTGGGCCCGGGTACCGAAGCCGGCGTGAACATCGGTCCGCTGATCGACGAGAACGCGGTGGCCAAGGTCGAAGAGCACATCTCCGACGCCGTCGCCAAGGGCGCCAAAGTCATCGTCGGCGGGAAGAAGCACAAGCTCGGCGGGCTGTTCTTCGAGCCTACGCTGCTCACCGAGGTGACCCCTGCAATGAAGGTCATGACGGAGGAGACCTTCGGCCCGGTGGCGCCGCTGTTCCGCTTCAAGACCGAAGCCGAGGGCATCGCCATGGCCAACGACACCGAATTCGGGCTCGCCTCCTACTTCTACGCGCGCGACATCGGTCGCATCTGGCGCGTCGGCGAGGGGCTCGAATCCGGCATGGTCGGCATCAACACCGGACTCATCTCCAATGAAGTCGCGCCCTTCGGAGGCGTGAAGCAGTCCGGCATCGGCCGCGAAGGCTCCAGGTACGGCATCGAGGAGTTTCTCGAGATCAAGTATCTCTGCATGGGCGGCATCCAGCCGAGAGAAGCGGGTTGA
- a CDS encoding SDR family oxidoreductase has translation MDLGIKGKTALVCAASKGLGKGCALALAREGVNLTIVARNRETLEATAEEIRRASGVKVTTVAADIVSEEGRKAALAACPDPDILVNNAGGPPAGDFREFSREDWIRALDANMLAPIELIKATVDGMMARGFGRIVNITSVAVKAPIDILALSNGARSGLTGFVAGVARKTVARNVTINNLLPGQFDTETLAKRSQAAARMQGKTFEEVHEARRRAIPAGRFGTIEEFGAACAFLCSVQAGYVTGMNFLIDGGAYPGTF, from the coding sequence ATGGACCTGGGAATCAAGGGCAAGACCGCGCTGGTCTGCGCAGCGAGCAAAGGTCTCGGCAAGGGCTGCGCGCTGGCGCTTGCGCGCGAAGGTGTGAACCTGACGATCGTGGCGCGCAACCGCGAGACGCTGGAAGCCACTGCGGAGGAAATCCGCAGGGCGAGCGGGGTGAAAGTGACGACTGTGGCAGCCGACATCGTCTCGGAAGAGGGCCGCAAGGCCGCGCTGGCTGCGTGTCCCGACCCCGACATTCTGGTCAACAATGCCGGGGGGCCGCCCGCCGGAGACTTCCGCGAGTTCTCGCGCGAGGACTGGATCAGGGCGCTCGACGCCAACATGCTGGCGCCCATCGAGCTGATCAAGGCCACGGTGGATGGCATGATGGCCCGCGGGTTCGGCCGGATCGTCAACATCACCTCCGTGGCGGTGAAGGCGCCGATCGACATTCTCGCGCTGTCCAACGGCGCGCGCTCCGGACTCACCGGCTTCGTCGCCGGCGTGGCGCGCAAGACGGTCGCGCGCAACGTCACGATCAACAATCTGCTGCCCGGGCAGTTCGACACCGAAACGCTCGCCAAACGCAGCCAGGCCGCGGCGAGGATGCAGGGCAAGACCTTCGAGGAAGTCCACGAGGCGCGCCGCAGGGCGATTCCCGCAGGACGCTTCGGTACGATCGAGGAGTTCGGCGCCGCCTGTGCGTTCCTGTGCTCCGTGCAGGCCGGCTACGTCACCGGCATGAACTTCCTGATCGACGGCGGCGCCTATCCGGGAACTTTCTGA
- a CDS encoding VacJ family lipoprotein, which translates to MPRSSFWILVCAAVLMCGCASAPGRQDPLEPMNRRIYAFNHAVDRAVLRPVARGYAKVVPGVARRGVTNFFRNIGMIVTIFNDALQLKGEKVPVDMARFATNAVFGLGGLIDVATELDIEYRDEDFGQTLGYWGVDSGPYLVLPFLGPSSLRDGPALAVDYVVSPFHWGLEDHHDAGWALFGLNAVNTRANLLTLDNVLAQQIDPYAFLRDTYLQRREYLIHDGNPPKPRAAPDAARPKSLREIEEEEFGDEPVSAPAQQSP; encoded by the coding sequence ATGCCTCGCTCCTCTTTCTGGATCCTTGTCTGCGCGGCGGTATTGATGTGCGGCTGCGCGAGCGCCCCAGGGCGGCAGGATCCGCTGGAGCCGATGAACCGCAGGATCTACGCGTTCAACCATGCGGTCGACCGAGCGGTGCTCAGACCCGTGGCCAGAGGCTATGCCAAGGTCGTACCCGGTGTCGCACGGCGCGGGGTCACCAACTTCTTCCGCAACATCGGCATGATCGTCACGATCTTCAACGACGCGCTGCAGCTCAAGGGTGAGAAGGTGCCGGTCGACATGGCGCGCTTCGCCACCAATGCGGTCTTCGGCCTGGGGGGACTGATCGACGTCGCCACGGAACTCGACATCGAGTACCGCGACGAGGATTTCGGCCAGACGCTCGGCTACTGGGGCGTCGACAGCGGGCCCTACCTGGTGCTGCCGTTCTTGGGTCCGAGCAGCCTGCGCGATGGGCCCGCGCTCGCCGTGGACTATGTGGTGAGCCCCTTTCACTGGGGCTTGGAAGATCACCACGACGCGGGCTGGGCGCTTTTCGGATTGAATGCCGTCAATACGCGCGCCAACCTGCTGACGCTGGACAATGTCCTCGCGCAGCAGATCGACCCCTATGCCTTCCTGCGCGACACCTATCTGCAGCGACGCGAGTATCTGATCCACGACGGCAACCCGCCGAAGCCGCGGGCCGCGCCGGACGCGGCACGGCCGAAATCGCTGCGGGAAATCGAAGAAGAGGAATTCGGCGACGAGCCGGTGAGCGCCCCGGCGCAACAGTCACCCTGA
- a CDS encoding tetratricopeptide repeat protein — protein MVRVEHAVVESPLAERFERMLTGPDEDIPLTEAALLVACHHYPDLDVQHYLRRIDAIAEGLRSRVAQESSAQRRIVALNHYLFQELGFAPNARDYYDPRNSFLNDVLDRRLGIPITLSILYMDAGGKIGLPLQGICFPGHFLVKCKLGEGLVILDPYSGGASLGITDLQRRLRETRGGEVSRAIIAGMLVGAKNKDILLRMLRNLKAIYLRNHDLDHALAIMQWIVCAAPDQAPEIRDRGMIYQEMECFRAAIADFERYLELSPDCSDAGDIRQRLVELQRSASRLN, from the coding sequence TTGGTACGCGTCGAGCATGCGGTCGTCGAGAGTCCGCTGGCCGAGCGGTTCGAACGGATGCTGACGGGTCCGGACGAAGACATTCCGCTCACCGAGGCCGCATTGCTGGTGGCCTGTCATCATTATCCGGACCTTGACGTGCAGCACTACCTGCGGCGTATCGACGCGATCGCCGAAGGGCTCCGCTCGAGGGTCGCGCAGGAATCAAGCGCGCAACGGCGCATCGTGGCGCTCAATCACTATCTGTTCCAGGAGCTCGGTTTCGCCCCCAATGCGCGCGACTACTACGATCCTAGGAACAGCTTTCTGAACGACGTGCTCGACCGGCGGTTGGGCATTCCGATCACGCTGTCCATCCTTTACATGGACGCCGGCGGAAAGATCGGATTGCCGCTACAGGGCATCTGCTTTCCTGGACATTTCCTGGTCAAGTGCAAGCTGGGCGAGGGCCTGGTGATTCTCGACCCCTATTCGGGCGGGGCCTCGCTGGGCATCACCGACCTGCAGCGCCGGCTGCGGGAGACGCGCGGTGGAGAAGTCTCGCGCGCGATCATCGCCGGGATGCTGGTGGGAGCCAAGAACAAGGACATCCTGCTGCGCATGCTGCGCAACCTGAAGGCAATCTACCTGCGCAACCACGATCTGGACCACGCGCTGGCGATCATGCAATGGATCGTGTGCGCCGCGCCCGACCAGGCCCCGGAGATCCGCGACCGCGGGATGATCTATCAGGAGATGGAGTGCTTCCGTGCCGCGATCGCGGACTTCGAGCGCTACCTGGAACTTTCCCCCGATTGCAGCGACGCCGGGGATATCCGCCAGCGGCTGGTCGAGCTTCAACGCAGCGCCTCGCGCCTGAACTGA
- a CDS encoding DEAD/DEAH box helicase, whose amino-acid sequence MQFSQLGLIPELLQAVADQGYTEATPVQSEAIPAILLGRDVMAAAQTGTGKTAGFVLPMLQRLVGYVNNSVSPARHPVRALILAPTRELAAQVEESVRVYGKYIALRSAAIYGGVPIDPQIAQLRQGAEILVATPGRLLDHVQSRSVTFHAVEFLVLDEADRMLDMGFLPDIKRILSLLPPRRQNLLFSATYSEEIRALAKQLLNDPVHVEVAPRNSVTETVTHTIYEVASAAKRDVLVSLVRARDMRQVLVFCNTKIGAGRLAYRLQKDGVEAAAIHSDRTQAERMQALAEFKEGRIRVLVATDIAARGLDIEGLPFVINYDVPANPEDYVHRIGRTGRAGSSGEAISLMSGEERDKLAAIERLIKRKLAVQKAPAPVRAPRMQPARHADPLFMRPYESAVAGPVPTRSPPSSPQRKPSQQIAALLRAPVAKQDA is encoded by the coding sequence ATGCAGTTTTCCCAACTGGGCCTCATTCCCGAGTTGCTTCAGGCGGTCGCTGACCAGGGATACACCGAAGCAACGCCAGTCCAAAGCGAAGCAATTCCAGCCATCCTTCTCGGCCGTGACGTCATGGCCGCCGCACAAACCGGCACCGGCAAGACCGCGGGTTTCGTGCTGCCGATGCTGCAGCGCCTGGTCGGATACGTGAACAACAGCGTTTCGCCGGCGCGCCATCCGGTGCGCGCGCTGATTCTCGCGCCGACCCGCGAGCTGGCGGCGCAGGTGGAGGAGAGCGTGCGCGTCTACGGCAAGTACATCGCGCTCAGGTCCGCAGCGATCTACGGGGGCGTGCCGATCGATCCGCAGATTGCGCAACTGCGCCAGGGCGCGGAAATCCTGGTCGCGACCCCGGGCCGGCTGCTCGATCACGTCCAGAGCCGATCGGTCACGTTCCACGCGGTCGAGTTCCTGGTGCTCGACGAGGCCGACCGCATGCTGGATATGGGCTTCCTTCCCGACATCAAGCGCATCCTGTCGCTGCTGCCGCCGCGCCGGCAGAACTTGTTGTTCTCGGCGACCTATTCCGAGGAGATCCGGGCGCTGGCGAAACAGCTGCTCAACGATCCGGTCCACGTCGAAGTGGCGCCGCGCAATTCGGTCACCGAGACCGTGACCCACACGATCTACGAGGTAGCTTCGGCGGCCAAGCGCGACGTGCTGGTGTCGCTCGTCCGCGCGCGCGACATGCGCCAGGTGCTCGTCTTCTGCAATACCAAGATCGGGGCGGGCCGTCTGGCTTACCGGTTGCAGAAGGATGGTGTCGAGGCGGCGGCCATCCACAGCGATCGCACGCAGGCCGAGCGAATGCAGGCGCTCGCCGAGTTCAAGGAAGGCAGAATCCGCGTCCTGGTCGCTACGGACATTGCGGCCCGCGGCCTGGACATCGAGGGTCTGCCCTTCGTCATCAATTACGACGTACCGGCCAACCCCGAGGACTACGTGCATCGCATTGGACGCACCGGCCGCGCGGGCAGCAGCGGCGAAGCCATTTCGCTGATGTCCGGGGAAGAGCGGGACAAGCTCGCTGCCATCGAGCGACTGATCAAGCGCAAGCTCGCGGTACAGAAAGCTCCGGCGCCTGTGCGCGCGCCCCGCATGCAACCCGCCCGTCATGCGGACCCGCTGTTCATGCGTCCCTACGAATCCGCCGTGGCCGGCCCGGTGCCGACGCGTTCGCCGCCTTCGTCGCCGCAGCGCAAGCCCTCCCAGCAGATTGCCGCACTGCTGCGCGCGCCGGTCGCCAAACAGGACGCCTGA
- a CDS encoding MFS transporter, with product MSPPRLPRTVVVLGLVSLLNDLASEMIVPLIPILLATVLAAGPIALGAIEGVAEAIASFLKLWSGRRSDLLGGRRKGFALGGYLLSNLARPLIGLAASWLVVLILRSIDRVGKGLRSAPRDALVADVTAPHMKGYAYGFHRALDNGGAVAGGLVAAAVLAWAQLPLSQVILLSAVPGLLAVALIGFGIHEPARATVPPPLPPLRWGALQPALKRYLAALAVFAFARVSETFIVLRGHELGAGTVELLLLWSALNLAKAATSTTGGRWSDRLHRAVVLLIGWSAFALAFSMFALVETMQGLWIVTLFYGLCFGLGEGAERAAISEYADASAQGTAFGWYHLVLGLTAIPAGLLFGVLWAWQSAAFAFFLAGGLAAAAALLLRLWAWPNVAERSQREPSNRS from the coding sequence ATGTCGCCGCCGCGCCTCCCCCGCACCGTCGTCGTTCTCGGACTCGTCAGCCTGCTGAACGACCTCGCCTCGGAGATGATCGTCCCCCTGATCCCCATCCTGCTGGCGACCGTACTCGCCGCCGGTCCGATCGCGCTGGGCGCGATCGAGGGCGTCGCGGAGGCGATCGCCAGCTTTCTGAAGCTCTGGTCCGGACGGCGTTCGGATCTGCTGGGTGGTCGGCGCAAGGGATTCGCGCTCGGCGGTTATCTGCTTTCCAACCTCGCGCGCCCGCTGATCGGGCTTGCCGCCAGTTGGCTGGTCGTCCTCATCCTGCGCTCGATCGACCGCGTGGGAAAAGGCCTGCGCAGCGCGCCGCGCGATGCGCTGGTGGCGGACGTAACTGCGCCGCACATGAAGGGTTATGCCTACGGATTTCATCGCGCCCTCGACAATGGCGGCGCGGTGGCCGGCGGTCTGGTCGCGGCGGCGGTGCTGGCTTGGGCGCAGCTGCCGCTCAGCCAGGTCATCCTGCTCTCCGCGGTGCCCGGTTTGCTGGCCGTCGCTCTGATCGGATTCGGCATCCACGAGCCGGCCCGGGCGACTGTGCCGCCGCCACTGCCGCCGCTGCGCTGGGGTGCGCTGCAGCCTGCCCTCAAGCGCTATCTGGCGGCGCTCGCCGTGTTTGCGTTTGCGCGCGTCTCGGAGACGTTCATCGTGCTGCGCGGCCACGAGCTGGGCGCCGGGACAGTGGAACTGCTGCTGCTGTGGAGCGCGCTGAATCTGGCCAAGGCGGCGACGTCCACCACCGGCGGCCGATGGTCGGATCGCCTGCACCGCGCGGTGGTGCTGCTCATCGGCTGGAGCGCGTTTGCGCTGGCTTTCTCGATGTTCGCTCTGGTCGAGACGATGCAGGGACTATGGATCGTCACGCTCTTCTACGGCCTGTGCTTCGGTCTGGGCGAAGGCGCCGAACGCGCGGCGATCAGCGAGTATGCCGACGCCTCCGCGCAGGGCACTGCGTTCGGCTGGTACCACCTCGTGCTGGGACTGACCGCGATTCCTGCCGGGCTGCTGTTCGGTGTGCTCTGGGCGTGGCAAAGCGCGGCATTCGCCTTCTTCTTGGCCGGCGGATTGGCCGCAGCTGCGGCCTTGCTGTTGCGCCTCTGGGCCTGGCCGAACGTGGCTGAACGCTCGCAACGCGAGCCGTCGAACCGTAGCTGA
- the fabG gene encoding 3-oxoacyl-ACP reductase FabG — MKKALVTGGSGTIGAAICRALAGRGLHVVVHAHRGLDRAARIADQIAAAGGSAETVAFDVTDRQAAAEALERLGQARPIQVIVNNAGIHEDAPLAAMSAAQWDRVIDVSLNGFYNVTQPLLLPMIGTRWGRIVNVSSVAAVIGNRGQTNYAAAKAGLHGATRALALELASRGITVNTVAPGIVEGEAASGFSTEQIAQMVPMKRAARPEEVAALVAFLVSEEASYISAQIIGVNGGMA, encoded by the coding sequence TTGAAGAAGGCGCTCGTGACGGGCGGAAGCGGAACCATCGGCGCCGCGATCTGCCGCGCGCTGGCAGGCAGGGGCTTGCACGTCGTCGTGCACGCCCACCGCGGGTTGGACCGGGCGGCGCGGATTGCGGACCAGATCGCCGCCGCCGGCGGCAGCGCCGAGACGGTCGCGTTCGACGTGACCGACCGGCAGGCGGCCGCCGAGGCGCTGGAACGTCTGGGACAGGCTCGGCCGATCCAGGTGATCGTGAACAACGCCGGCATTCACGAGGACGCTCCGCTCGCCGCAATGAGCGCAGCCCAGTGGGATCGCGTCATCGACGTCTCGCTGAACGGCTTCTACAACGTCACGCAACCGCTGCTGTTGCCGATGATCGGCACGCGCTGGGGACGCATCGTGAACGTTTCCTCCGTGGCCGCGGTGATCGGCAACCGCGGCCAGACCAATTACGCGGCGGCCAAGGCCGGGCTGCATGGTGCCACGCGCGCGCTCGCGCTGGAGCTGGCTTCGCGCGGCATCACGGTCAACACCGTGGCGCCCGGAATCGTCGAGGGCGAGGCGGCCTCGGGTTTTTCGACGGAGCAGATCGCACAAATGGTTCCCATGAAGCGCGCGGCCCGGCCGGAGGAAGTCGCCGCGTTGGTCGCTTTTCTCGTCTCGGAAGAGGCCAGCTACATTTCCGCACAGATCATCGGAGTGAACGGGGGAATGGCGTGA
- a CDS encoding MipA/OmpV family protein: MSAPRNGRQCTMREIGRGAVVLRVAMLAALVALSGTLPGKAAELPLWEVGAGVAAIDFPHYRGSDQRQTYVLPLPHLVYRGKLLEADRDGVRGLFFRTRRAELHVSLNGSIPVDSSDNRARTAMPDLDPTFEIGPSLEIALWRTQGDTVRLELRLPARTVIATDLSSFHNVGWVFQPLLNADLSDTALGPAWNLGLGAGPVFGDKRYHNHFYGVPADFATPVRPAYRAEGGYGGFQLLATASRRFGDWWIGGFARGDTLSGAVFEDSPLIRQNYSVAVGLALTRVLKRSSRFVAEK; this comes from the coding sequence ATGAGTGCTCCGCGCAATGGGCGCCAGTGCACGATGCGCGAAATCGGCCGTGGCGCGGTGGTGCTCCGGGTGGCGATGCTCGCGGCGCTGGTCGCCTTGTCTGGCACGCTGCCGGGCAAGGCCGCGGAGCTGCCGCTGTGGGAAGTAGGCGCTGGCGTGGCGGCGATCGACTTCCCGCACTATCGCGGCTCGGATCAGCGCCAGACCTACGTGCTGCCGCTTCCCCATCTGGTCTACCGCGGCAAGCTGCTCGAGGCGGACCGCGATGGCGTGCGCGGCCTTTTCTTCCGCACCCGCCGCGCCGAACTGCACGTCAGCCTCAACGGCTCGATTCCGGTGGACAGCTCCGACAACCGGGCCCGGACCGCAATGCCGGACCTCGATCCGACCTTCGAGATCGGACCGAGCCTGGAGATTGCGCTGTGGCGGACACAGGGCGACACGGTCCGGCTCGAATTGCGCCTGCCCGCAAGAACCGTCATCGCGACCGATCTGTCGAGCTTTCACAACGTGGGCTGGGTATTCCAGCCGCTGCTCAACGCCGATCTGAGCGACACCGCGCTCGGCCCGGCGTGGAATCTCGGCCTGGGCGCCGGGCCGGTGTTCGGCGACAAGCGCTACCACAATCACTTCTACGGTGTGCCGGCCGATTTCGCCACGCCGGTTCGCCCGGCGTACCGCGCCGAGGGCGGCTACGGTGGATTTCAACTGCTCGCCACCGCCAGCCGGCGCTTCGGCGACTGGTGGATCGGCGGATTCGCGCGCGGCGACACTCTGTCGGGGGCGGTGTTCGAAGACAGTCCTCTCATCCGGCAGAATTACAGCGTGGCCGTAGGGCTCGCGCTCACCCGTGTGTTGAAGCGCTCCAGCCGGTTCGTGGCCGAGAAGTGA
- a CDS encoding glycosyltransferase family 2 protein translates to MKLPSASHLVLIPSYNSGPMAVATVSEARRQWNPVWVVVDGSTDGSAQALLALARKDAGVRVFVLPVNRGKGAALLHGLREAVAAGFTHILTMDADGQHPAARIPELMAASRAAPGAAILGEPVFDHSAPLERVIGRRICDWWTNVETLWAGIHDSLFGFRVYPALALLRVMESTRWMRRFDFDAEAVVRLAWAGTKFVNIRVPVRYLSAAEGGVSHFRYLRDNVLLTWMHLRLLAGFAMRLPRLLASRMHATEHRAAYKKAD, encoded by the coding sequence ATGAAATTGCCGTCCGCTTCGCATTTGGTCCTCATTCCCAGCTACAACAGCGGGCCGATGGCCGTAGCCACCGTGAGCGAGGCGCGGCGCCAGTGGAATCCGGTGTGGGTCGTCGTCGACGGCAGCACCGATGGCAGCGCGCAGGCGCTGCTCGCGCTGGCGCGAAAGGACGCCGGCGTGCGCGTGTTCGTGTTGCCGGTCAACCGCGGCAAGGGCGCCGCGCTGCTGCACGGCTTGCGCGAAGCCGTCGCCGCCGGGTTCACCCACATCCTGACCATGGATGCCGACGGCCAGCATCCGGCGGCGCGCATCCCCGAGTTGATGGCGGCCTCGCGCGCCGCGCCCGGCGCGGCGATTCTTGGAGAGCCGGTGTTCGATCACAGCGCGCCGCTCGAGCGCGTGATCGGCCGGCGCATCTGCGACTGGTGGACCAATGTGGAAACCCTGTGGGCGGGAATCCATGATTCGCTGTTCGGATTTCGCGTCTATCCGGCACTGGCTTTGCTGCGCGTCATGGAGAGCACCCGCTGGATGCGCCGTTTCGACTTCGACGCGGAAGCCGTCGTGCGACTGGCCTGGGCGGGCACGAAGTTCGTGAACATCCGCGTGCCGGTGCGTTACCTCAGCGCCGCGGAAGGCGGCGTGTCCCATTTCCGCTATCTGCGCGACAACGTCCTGCTGACCTGGATGCATCTGAGATTGCTGGCGGGCTTCGCCATGCGCCTGCCGCGGCTGCTCGCGAGCCGGATGCACGCCACCGAGCACCGGGCCGCCTACAAGAAGGCCGACTGA